Proteins from a genomic interval of Yarrowia lipolytica chromosome 1E, complete sequence:
- a CDS encoding uncharacterized protein (Compare to YALI0E03014g, weakly similar to uniprot|Q04410 Saccharomyces cerevisiae YDR517w GRH1 Yeast (GR)ASP65 (H)omologue, similar to Saccharomyces cerevisiae GRH1 (YDR517W); ancestral locus Anc_1.32), with protein MFAFAQKLVSQADKYINEARDEVDDQPCSHGFRILHVEPNSIAQKAGLEALYDFIIAVDGETVDHETQEHNPYARQSLDQPVQAPVDRLTQRLTGDNVTLTVFSSKGHTVRNVQVDASTAKPEFTEPDAIQLDSVHGGDFVRGNEYDKEALKEASTPPGLGVSLQYTPLDVGDYVWHVLDVAPNSPAERAGLIAHSDYIVGGSGGLLASGGEDLLSRVVAVHYSRQEDCPIQLFVYNSDYNITRPVLIMPMRGWGGAGLLGCGVGYGLLHRLPEFLGVNRPGDTVFNADERASASPAPPQSYQAPPQGGIPAVAYQPPSAYAPPPPTGGPRRAKKPATAINDFSDYFAEQEKSSREADRISLAAQPVKDIPPPPKKA; from the coding sequence ATGTTCGCGTTTGCCCAAAAGCTCGTGTCGCAGGCTGATAAGTATATCAACGAGGCCCGTGATGAGGTTGACGATCAGCCATGCTCTCACGGGTTCAGAATACTACACGTCGAGCCCAATTCAATTGCACAGAAGGCTGGCCTTGAAGCTCTCTACGATTTCATCATCGCTGTTGATGGAGAGACCGTGGACCATGAGACACAGGAACACAACCCTTACGCCAGACAATCACTTGACCAACCCGTTCAGGCACCCGTCGATCGACTTACCCAACGACTTACTGGTGACAATGTGACCCTGACTGTGTTCTCTTCCAAGGGACACACTGTCCGAAACGTCCAGGTTGATGCCAGCACCGCCAAGCCTGAGTTTACCGAACCCGATGCCATTCAGCTGGACTCTGTGCATGGAGGAGATTTCGTTCGTGGCAACGAGtacgacaaggaggccctcaaggaggccagCACACCACCAGGACTGGGTGTCAGTCTTCAGTACACTCCTCTCGATGTCGGTGACTACGTGTGGCACGTTCTTGACGTGGCCCCTAACTCTCCTGCCGAGCGAGCTGGTCTCATTGCCCACTCTGACTACATTGTTGGTGGCTCTGGCGGGTTGTTGGcctctggaggagaggaTCTGCTTTCGCGAGTCGTGGCTGTGCACTACtctcgacaagaagactgcCCCATTCAGCTCTTTGTTTACAACTCCGACTACAACATCACTCGGCCTGTTCTTATTATGCCCATGAGAGGTTGGGGAGGCGCGGGTCTTCTTGGCTGTGGTGTCGGGTATGGCCTTCTTCACCGACTGCCTGAGTTCCTGGGAGTTAACAGACCCGGCGACACTGTCTTCAACGCCGACGAACGAGCATCAGCATCACCTGCCCCCCCTCAGTCTTACCAGGCTCCTCCCCAAGGCGGTATTCCTGCTGTTGCTTACCAACCACCTTCCGCATacgctcctcctccccccaCCGGTGGTCCTCGGCGGGCCAAGAAGCCTGCTACTGCCATAAACGACTTCAGCGATTACTTTGCTGAGCAAGAGAAGTCTTCTCGAGAGGCTGACCGAATTTCTCTTGCTGCCCAGCCTGTCAAGGACATCCCCCCTCCTCCCAAGAAGGCGTAA